ACTTGGATTTTCAAGCAAGAAAGTTTCAAAGCGTTCTGTAAATAGTGAATCTGTAATTGTACGTGCTTCACTATTTCCAAGCTTTGTTTTTGTTTGTCCTTCAAACTGTGGATCAGGATGCTTAATAGAAATAATCGCTGTTAAACCTTCCCGAACATCTTCCCCTGTTAGATTTGTATCATTGTCTTTGAAGATTTGATTCTTTCGCGCATAATCATTGATTACACGTGTTAAAGCTGTTTTGAAACCAGATTCGTGTGTTCCACCTTCGTACGTGTTGATGTTATTGGCAAACGAATAAATATTGCTTGCGAAACCATCATTATACTGAAGCGCAACCTCAATGGAGATATTATCTTTCTCTCCTTCTACATAAATCGGTTCTTCATGAAGAACTTCACGTGAACGGTTTAAATGTTCTACATATGACTTAATTCCGCCTTCGTAGTAATATACATTCTCTTTCTCTTCTTCACGTTTGTCACGGATAATGATTTTGATGCCACGATTTAAAAACGCTAACTCGCGAAGACGGTTAGCAAGTGTATCATAGTCATACTCCAATGTTTCTTGGAATATTTCCGGATCTGGTTTAAAGTGAGTAATTGTTCCTGTATGGTCAGTTTTTCCGACTACTTTAATATCTTCTTGAGGAATGCCACGTTCATATTTTTGATAATGAATTTCTCCATCACGATGAACATGCACTTCTAAGAAAGTAGAAAGTGCGTTTACAACTGAAGCCCCTACCCCATGAAGTCCACCTGACACTTTATAACCGCCACCGCCGAATTTACCTCCTGCGTGTAAAACAGTCATGATAACTTCTAAAGCAGGACGACCTGTTTTTTCGTGGACACCAACAGGAATTCCACGTCCATTATCTTGTACAGTGATACTATTATCTTTCTCAATTGTGACAGTAATTTCGTCACAAAAACCTGCTAATGCCTCATCAATACTATTATCAACAACTTCCCACACAAGGTGGTGAAGACCTTTTCCACTTGTAGAGCCAATGTACATACCAGGTCTTTTCCGGACTGCTTCTAAACCTTCTAATACCTGAATTTGATCAGCTTCATATGATTGGTTTTGTACTTCTTTTTGTTCCATTGTCAACTATATCACCTACACTTTTTATTGGGCCAAATCACTTTCATCCTCTCATAAAGAGGACAATCCTTTTCCCTCCCCTGAGCTAGGTTAAATTGATCTTGAATATGACTTTTTTACTCCCATTAACAGACTGTCAAACTTTCTCAATCTCCCCAGCTTTCACATGAAAGGTGGTTGCTTTTTGTAACGTTTCGTGGTGAATCCCGTCAATATTTGTTGTTGTCACAAAGGTCTGAACTTTTCCTTGAATCGTATTGAGCAAATGTGACTGACGATAATCATCTAATTCAGATAATACATCATCGAGAAGTAGAATCGGATACTCTCCAATCTCTCCATGAATAAGCTCAATCTCAGCAAGTTTTATAGAGAGTGCTGTTGTACGCTGCTGTCCTTGAGAACCGAAAGTTTGCACATCTTTATCATTTACGTAGAAAATTAAATCATCGCGATGTGGACCTGCTAATGTGATACCTCTGTCGATTTCTCTCATCTTTATTTTATCAAACTTTTCATAGTATGCTTGTATCATTTTCGACAAATCTTGTTCAGCTGATACATCAACAGAACTTTTATATTGAATTTTCAACGTTTCAAGCCCTCTGCTTATCCCATGATGAATAGGCTCTGCCCAACCTTGAAGAAGCTGTAGAAACTCATATCGCTTCTTTAAAACAGATGCAGCGACTTCTGAAAGCTGAGTTGTATAAACATCTAATAAAGATTGATCAGTTACTTTTCTCGTTTGGAGCTGTTTTAAATATTGATTACGTTGATGGAGAATTTTTTGATATCTGGCTAAGTCATGCATGTAAACAGGAGAAACTTGTCCGATTTCCATATCAAGAAATCGTCGTCTTACTTGTGGGTTTCCCTTTACAAGATTAAGGTCTTCTGGAGCAAACATCACAGTGTTCATTGCTCCAATATATTGACTGAGTCGTTTTTGCTCAAGTCCGTTGTACTTAGCCTTTTTCCCTTTCGTAGATACGATCAGTTCAAGAGATAAAGGTCCTGAATTTCGAGTAAGCTCTCCTTGTATCTTAGCAAAATCACAGTCCCACTTAATAAGTTCTTTATCTTTTGATGTACGATGAGATTTTGCCATAGAAAGCACATAAATAGCTTCCATCACGTTTGTTTTCCCTTGTGCATTCTCGCCTAAAATGACGTTCACTTTGTTCTCAAACGAAATAGTAGCTTTCTCATAGTTACGATAATTTTTCAGCTGTAGTTCATTGATATGCAAGATTTCACCAACTTTTATGAAACAACAAATTGACCAACTGTCGGAATGTCCACTTGATCACCCGTTCTTAATTTTCGGCCACGGCGATCTTCGCTTTCTCCGTTTACAAAAACCTCATGTTCACTAAGGAACCATTTAGCCATCCCACCAGACTGAATCACGTCTGCAAGCTTCAAAAACTGCCCTAAAGTAATGAAGTCTGTTGAAATTTGCACTTCTTGAGCCATCAATATCTCCTACTTTCCAAAATGATCTATCTTTTTTATTTTACTAAAAAATTTAAAAAGAGAAAAGAAAGCTACTAGTCCTCTTCTAGTAGCTTTGTTCTCTTTATGAATTAATATGTTCGTACTGGTAAAATTAATTGTAACATAGAATCGTCATCTAATGTGCGAATAACAAATGGACGCATAGCCCCTGTGAAGTTTATTTTAATTTCACTGCCCTCTAAAGCTTTAAGTGCATCAAGCATATATTTAGCACTGAAGGAGATTTTCAGGTCTTCCCCATCTACTGATTTACTTTGTACTTCTTCACTTACTTTTCCGATTTCAGGAGAGTTTGAAGAAATCTCAATAATTCCCTCTGGCATTGTAGAAAGTTTAACAACATTATTTCGTCCTTCACGAGCTAACAATGATGCTCGGTCGATAGATTGAAGAAATTCTTTTACATTCAATACAACATCAGTTTTGCTGTCATCTGGAATAAGACGAGATGTATCAGGATAGTTGCCGTCTAATAAACGAGAGAAGAACAGCAGATGTTTTGTTTTAAATAAGACTTGGTTCTCTGTAATGACGATATCAACAAGCTCGCTTGAATCATCAAGAATCTTGCTGAATTCATTCAAGCTCTTTCCTGGAATTACAATGCTATATTTTTCTTGATTTGTTGTTTCAATTTTAGCTTTTCTTAAAGCTAAGCGGTGGCTATCTGTTGCAATACATGTCAACTCACCATCTTCAAGTTTCCAGTTTACACCTGTCAAGATGGGGCGTGTTTCTGACGTGGACACTGCAAACACTGTTTGTCGAATCATGTTTTTAATTAAGTCCGTAGGTACACTAAACATGTTTTCTTCTTCAATTTGTGGAAGCTGTGGATATTCTTCTGCATCTAAGCCATTTAAATTAAATTCTGCTTTTCCAGAACGGATAACTGTGGAAAAGTTATTTTGAACTTCAATTTCTACTGTTTCTTTTGGCAGCTTCTTAACAATCTCGCTAAAGAAACGAGCTGGTAGAACAATACTGCCCTCTTTTTCAACATCTACAATGTGTTTGTCTTCATCTTCTTTTGGAATGAAAGATTCAATTGAAACATCTGAATCGCTTCCTGTCAATGTTACTCCTTCATCAGAAACAACAATCTTGATTCCTGTAAGAATTGGAATTGTCGTACGAGAAGAGATAGCTTTCATCACATCTTGAACACTTTGAACTAAATAATCTTTTTGAATTGAGAATTTCATTTTCTATTGTTCCTCCTTTTTTTATCTGGAGAGTTCTTTTATTTATTATTTTTTAATAAAAAATAGCAGTAGTAATAGTAGGGGCTGTGAAAATGTGGATAACTCTCAGAAACCCAGAAAATAAAGTCTATCCACATGTGGACAGACTGTGTGTAAATGAGTCTAAGTTATTCACATAATTCACTATGACCTTTGTAACATATCTTGAATTTCTTTAACTTGCTTTTGAAGTTGAGCATCAGAATCAAGTAATTTTGAAATCTTTTCATGTGCATGGATGACTGTTGTATGATCTCGCCCTCCGAACTCTTCCCCAATTTTCGGTAGAGAGAAATCAGTTAATTCGCGAGATAAATACATAGCAATCTGACGCGGAAAAGCAACTGATTTTGTACGCTTCTTCGCTTTAAAATCTTCTAACTTTACGTTGTAATGTTGCCCAACAACACGCTGAATATCATGAATGGTAATAACACGTGGTTTTGAGCTTGGGATGATATCTTTTAGGGCTTCAGCTGCTAAATCAGCATTGATGTCCTTGTTGATAAGAGATGAATATGCAACAACTCTTATGAGTGCCCCCTCTAATTCACGAATATTCGAGTCAATTTGGTTTGCGATATAGAGCATAACCTCATTTGGGATATCCAATCCGTCTGCTTTTGCTTTCTTACGCAGAATGGCG
The sequence above is drawn from the Priestia filamentosa genome and encodes:
- the gyrB gene encoding DNA topoisomerase (ATP-hydrolyzing) subunit B → MEQKEVQNQSYEADQIQVLEGLEAVRKRPGMYIGSTSGKGLHHLVWEVVDNSIDEALAGFCDEITVTIEKDNSITVQDNGRGIPVGVHEKTGRPALEVIMTVLHAGGKFGGGGYKVSGGLHGVGASVVNALSTFLEVHVHRDGEIHYQKYERGIPQEDIKVVGKTDHTGTITHFKPDPEIFQETLEYDYDTLANRLRELAFLNRGIKIIIRDKREEEKENVYYYEGGIKSYVEHLNRSREVLHEEPIYVEGEKDNISIEVALQYNDGFASNIYSFANNINTYEGGTHESGFKTALTRVINDYARKNQIFKDNDTNLTGEDVREGLTAIISIKHPDPQFEGQTKTKLGNSEARTITDSLFTERFETFLLENPSVARRIIEKGLTASRARIAAKKAREITRRKGALEVSHLPGKLADCSSKDPSIGEIYIVEGDSAGGSAKQGRDRHFQAILPLKGKILNVEKARLDRILSNDEVRAIITAIGTGIGEDFDISKARYHKIVIMTDADVDGAHIRTLLLTFFYRYMRNIIEKGYIYIAQPPLYKVSQNKKVEYAYTDRDLEQVLQNFSGTSKPGIQRYKGLGEMNPEQLWETTMDPESRTLLQVSLKDAMEADETFEILMGDKVEPRRNFIEENAKYVKNLDI
- the recF gene encoding DNA replication/repair protein RecF (All proteins in this family for which functions are known are DNA-binding proteins that assist the filamentation of RecA onto DNA for the initiation of recombination or recombinational repair.); the protein is MHINELQLKNYRNYEKATISFENKVNVILGENAQGKTNVMEAIYVLSMAKSHRTSKDKELIKWDCDFAKIQGELTRNSGPLSLELIVSTKGKKAKYNGLEQKRLSQYIGAMNTVMFAPEDLNLVKGNPQVRRRFLDMEIGQVSPVYMHDLARYQKILHQRNQYLKQLQTRKVTDQSLLDVYTTQLSEVAASVLKKRYEFLQLLQGWAEPIHHGISRGLETLKIQYKSSVDVSAEQDLSKMIQAYYEKFDKIKMREIDRGITLAGPHRDDLIFYVNDKDVQTFGSQGQQRTTALSIKLAEIELIHGEIGEYPILLLDDVLSELDDYRQSHLLNTIQGKVQTFVTTTNIDGIHHETLQKATTFHVKAGEIEKV
- the yaaA gene encoding S4 domain-containing protein YaaA, giving the protein MAQEVQISTDFITLGQFLKLADVIQSGGMAKWFLSEHEVFVNGESEDRRGRKLRTGDQVDIPTVGQFVVS
- the dnaN gene encoding DNA polymerase III subunit beta, with product MKFSIQKDYLVQSVQDVMKAISSRTTIPILTGIKIVVSDEGVTLTGSDSDVSIESFIPKEDEDKHIVDVEKEGSIVLPARFFSEIVKKLPKETVEIEVQNNFSTVIRSGKAEFNLNGLDAEEYPQLPQIEEENMFSVPTDLIKNMIRQTVFAVSTSETRPILTGVNWKLEDGELTCIATDSHRLALRKAKIETTNQEKYSIVIPGKSLNEFSKILDDSSELVDIVITENQVLFKTKHLLFFSRLLDGNYPDTSRLIPDDSKTDVVLNVKEFLQSIDRASLLAREGRNNVVKLSTMPEGIIEISSNSPEIGKVSEEVQSKSVDGEDLKISFSAKYMLDALKALEGSEIKINFTGAMRPFVIRTLDDDSMLQLILPVRTY